A stretch of Bombina bombina isolate aBomBom1 chromosome 2, aBomBom1.pri, whole genome shotgun sequence DNA encodes these proteins:
- the BSG gene encoding basigin: protein MMKLGLFVVLLAICGKDATGSAGFIKSPLSEVRLTGGGVQLHCEAIGRPMPEIQWWYEADDNESFSQLWDGARGNRVQINATYVFHATSAIYLYDLKPGDSGTYECRASNDPDRNHLTKSPRIKWIRSQANLIVMDQPEITTLIDDVKGSTILSCNLTDPSIVISGHKWLKGDKVLKEDAETSQVTTYNVSEVHGDHSGQYTCEFQTTPILSEIVNVTVSPHVVAYKKSEHGNEGDTGVLTCKCNSYPPVEQWMWYKLSEDGPMPIVNGSDDRFIIKSSGNKTELRISHLDIEKDQGDYRCNGSNSEGIDGAEISLRVRSRLAALWPFLGIVAEVIILVTIIFIYEKRRKPDEVPEDEDGGSAPLKSNAGSNHDNVRQRNSS, encoded by the exons CTGGCTTCATTAAGTCTCCACTGTCAGAAGTCAGACTGACAGGAGGTGGGGTGCAACTACACTGTGAGGCCATTGGCCGCCCCATGCCAGAGATCCAGTGGTGGTATGAGGCCGATGACAACGAAAGCTTCTCTCAGCTATGGGATGGTGCTCGTGGTAATCGTGTGCAAATAAATGCCACTTATGTCTTCCATGCCACCAGTGCAATCTACCTCTATGACCTGAAACCAGGGGACTCTGGTACCTATGAGTGCCGCGCAAGCAATGACCCTGACCGCAACCACCTGACTAAGAGCCCACGCATCAAGTGGATCCGCTCACAAGCCAACCTGATAGTCATGGACC AACCAGAGATAACTACTCTTATAGATGACGTGAAAGGCAGCACAATCTTGTCGTGCAATCTGACGGACCCCAGCATTGTGATATCCGGTCACAAGTGGCTAAAGGGAGACAAAGTACTGAAGGAGGACGCTGAAACCTCTCAAGTTACTACTTACAA TGTTTCAGAAGTGCATGGAGACCACTCAGGACAATATACCTGTGAGTTTCAAACAACCCCTATCTTGAGCGAGATCGTCAATGTGACAG TTTCTCCCCATGTTGTGGCATATAAGAAGTCTGAGCATGGGAATGAAGGAGACACTGGCGTACTCACATGCAAGTGCAATTCTTACCCACCTGTGGAACAGTGGATGTGGTACAAGTTGTCTGAAGATGGACCCATG CCCATTGTGAATGGAAGCGATGATCGTTTCATCATTAAGTCCAGCGGCAACAAGACTGAGCTTCGGATCAGCCATCTGGATATTGAGAAGGACCAGGGAGATTACAGGTGCAATGGTTCCAATTCAGAGGGCATTGATGGAGCTGAAATTTCTCTCCGTGTGCGCAGTCGCTTGGCAGCTCTCTGGCCATTCCTGGGGATTGTAGCTGAAGTCATAATACTGGTCACAATTATCTTCATCTATGAGAAAAGGAGAAAGCCAGATGAAGTGCCAGAGG ATGAAGATGGTGGATCTGCCCCCTT GAAAAGTAATGCTGGATCAAATCATGACAATGTGAGACAGAGGAATTCCAGTTGA